One window of Dyadobacter sandarakinus genomic DNA carries:
- the porU2 gene encoding putative type IX secretion system sortase PorU2: protein MSLFIRKIFALILLTLLGQAFSPAFGQWGAPYSNSWIKYDQPYVRIGITKKGVQKVAFASLPATFPTSTPDNLQLWHRGRQVAILSTSNNEIVFYAVPNDGATDSLLYRPMSSRLNPYTSIYSDESAYFLTVGKEKGLRAQVVNEPANSGITPTVFHKQTDVKAFSQEYSLSTLISIRADFFNSYFEKGASKTGVTSVGDSLSTYPIELKNRSLAIDEKPVVKFMLHGRSNSAKTISVYVGKNTESLRKITDIPSIGFVAALHTFSLEPADTDANGKGILAFRSTSSDTQTRNRFSLAYYTVSYPQELNMTNAKTYQFNLEAANAATSRLSISNAPSDITFYDITDNHLPKIIRGSSSNLMVPRTLGKALTLLGTSETATVAASKISMMDFTALDPKAYNYIILTTENLDAGAKQYAAYRSSKPGGGYKVLVMKIHDVYNEFNYGEPSPVGVRRFVDYMLSDKNRDKYLFLLGKSITFNERMIRELPNEVPSIGFPGSDLLLVEGLAGAPQDVPALPLGRLSALNNQHVADYLAKVIDYESNVSNEFGWQKKVLHLNGGKSSDEINQLKNILANLVPKVENGAIGGKVTSFVKQQGIAEVEKVNITPEVNAGIGLLTYFGHGSTTSTDLDFGYITDAAKGYNNAGKYPLMYFNGCGVGNIFSGRFNTNPSSGDRIALSLDWILAPDKGSVAIIANTFDTYVSSTSRYLTQLYTALFTEDSLAALSIGKIQAEVTRRVLGAGANYFDVTNAHQALLQGDPALHMIYVAKPDYAMDPNTGIMLYGEAGKTIGNSANLRTGLIISNKGRYNADQKIPLEVRYHYQDGSEKVVSQLINAISYQDTVFITVPNKQNLESIVAKIDPAATLSESNISNNVTELIVDWNVAAAQRIYPTEQVKDVVPPVLNVRFNGRQIENDEAVKPSPEITFLLTDDRLMSADTSLLDVFVKPCGDGTCDFVKISFADPKLTIQQSSDRAVTVKYNSDLAANGEYELLVIAQDKSGNTAADNYRIKFRIGDSTAVTAKIVASPNPASSYVKFRLDGYDVSRVTTLEYTVFDLRGVVQTSKSVNVSASGITEWYWQPQNAAGTYIYQIVLKTNDNTREKLAGRIQLIR, encoded by the coding sequence ATGAGCCTATTTATCCGCAAAATCTTTGCTTTAATCCTGCTGACACTTCTAGGTCAGGCATTCTCACCCGCATTTGGCCAATGGGGAGCACCTTATTCCAACAGCTGGATAAAATATGATCAGCCCTACGTCAGGATTGGCATTACAAAAAAGGGTGTTCAGAAAGTAGCCTTCGCGTCTCTTCCTGCAACATTTCCGACTTCAACGCCTGACAATTTACAGCTGTGGCATCGTGGCAGGCAGGTGGCAATTCTTAGTACTTCCAATAATGAGATCGTGTTCTATGCGGTTCCAAATGACGGAGCTACTGACTCTTTGCTTTACAGGCCCATGAGTTCCAGGTTAAATCCATACACAAGTATTTACTCCGATGAAAGTGCGTATTTTCTCACCGTTGGAAAAGAAAAGGGATTACGCGCCCAAGTTGTAAACGAACCGGCTAATTCCGGAATTACTCCAACGGTTTTCCATAAACAAACAGATGTAAAGGCATTCTCGCAGGAATACTCATTAAGTACATTGATCAGTATCAGGGCCGATTTTTTCAATAGCTATTTTGAAAAAGGGGCTAGCAAAACAGGTGTGACATCAGTGGGAGATTCACTTTCCACTTATCCGATTGAGCTTAAAAACCGCTCATTGGCGATAGATGAAAAGCCCGTGGTGAAATTTATGTTGCATGGACGAAGTAACAGTGCAAAGACCATCAGCGTATACGTAGGTAAGAATACCGAATCACTCAGAAAAATCACTGATATTCCAAGTATTGGGTTTGTTGCTGCGCTACATACCTTTTCTCTGGAACCCGCAGATACGGATGCAAATGGAAAGGGAATCCTGGCATTCAGGTCGACCAGCTCTGATACGCAGACTCGCAACAGGTTTTCACTCGCATATTACACTGTTTCCTACCCGCAGGAGCTGAATATGACAAATGCGAAAACCTACCAGTTCAATTTAGAAGCGGCCAATGCGGCCACCTCCCGACTTAGTATTTCAAATGCTCCTTCGGACATTACATTCTATGATATTACTGACAATCACCTGCCAAAAATTATCAGGGGAAGCAGCAGCAATCTGATGGTTCCACGCACATTAGGTAAGGCACTTACACTGTTGGGAACATCCGAAACAGCAACAGTAGCAGCTTCCAAAATCAGTATGATGGATTTTACTGCACTTGATCCGAAAGCATACAACTATATCATCCTTACCACTGAGAATCTGGATGCCGGAGCAAAACAATATGCGGCATACCGTTCCAGTAAGCCGGGAGGGGGATACAAGGTATTGGTCATGAAAATTCATGACGTTTATAACGAATTCAACTATGGAGAGCCAAGTCCGGTAGGCGTGAGACGCTTTGTAGATTACATGTTATCGGATAAAAACAGGGATAAATATCTGTTTCTGCTTGGCAAGTCAATCACTTTTAATGAACGTATGATCCGCGAACTTCCAAACGAAGTACCATCCATTGGATTTCCGGGTTCTGATCTGCTTTTGGTAGAAGGTCTGGCAGGTGCTCCCCAGGATGTTCCTGCACTTCCTCTTGGCCGGTTGTCGGCTTTAAATAACCAGCATGTAGCCGATTATCTTGCCAAGGTAATCGACTATGAGTCCAACGTAAGTAATGAATTTGGATGGCAAAAGAAGGTACTGCATCTCAATGGTGGTAAAAGTTCCGATGAGATCAATCAGCTAAAAAACATTCTTGCAAACCTTGTACCTAAAGTTGAAAATGGCGCTATTGGTGGCAAGGTTACCTCTTTTGTTAAACAACAAGGAATTGCAGAAGTTGAAAAAGTAAATATTACCCCCGAGGTCAATGCAGGTATCGGATTGCTCACCTATTTCGGGCACGGCTCAACAACCTCGACAGATCTTGATTTCGGTTATATCACTGACGCGGCCAAAGGGTATAACAATGCGGGTAAATATCCGCTGATGTACTTCAATGGGTGCGGCGTAGGAAATATTTTCAGTGGCAGATTTAATACAAATCCATCTTCGGGTGACCGCATTGCTCTTTCTCTGGACTGGATTTTAGCGCCGGATAAAGGTTCAGTAGCGATTATTGCCAACACTTTTGACACTTATGTGTCCTCTACAAGCAGGTACCTGACGCAGCTTTATACTGCTCTGTTTACCGAAGACAGCCTGGCTGCATTGTCTATTGGCAAGATCCAGGCAGAAGTCACACGACGGGTATTAGGTGCCGGTGCCAATTACTTTGATGTTACAAACGCTCACCAGGCATTGCTTCAGGGGGATCCTGCATTGCATATGATCTACGTTGCTAAACCTGACTATGCCATGGATCCGAACACTGGGATCATGCTTTATGGAGAAGCTGGTAAGACCATTGGTAATTCGGCTAACCTTCGCACTGGACTCATCATCAGCAACAAGGGCAGGTATAATGCGGATCAAAAAATTCCACTTGAAGTGAGATACCATTATCAGGATGGTTCTGAAAAGGTAGTTTCTCAGCTTATTAATGCCATTTCTTACCAGGACACTGTGTTCATCACAGTACCAAACAAGCAGAATCTCGAAAGCATCGTAGCAAAAATTGACCCTGCTGCTACATTATCCGAATCAAATATAAGTAACAATGTCACAGAGCTTATTGTCGACTGGAATGTGGCAGCCGCTCAAAGAATTTATCCGACAGAGCAGGTAAAGGACGTTGTTCCACCAGTATTGAATGTCAGGTTTAATGGAAGGCAAATCGAAAACGATGAGGCTGTAAAGCCGTCACCAGAAATCACTTTTCTCCTTACAGATGATCGCCTCATGTCTGCTGACACATCGCTGCTTGACGTGTTTGTAAAACCATGCGGAGATGGCACTTGTGATTTTGTAAAAATCAGTTTTGCGGACCCTAAACTTACTATACAACAAAGTTCCGACCGGGCAGTAACCGTAAAATATAATTCAGATCTTGCTGCAAATGGTGAATATGAATTGCTGGTAATCGCGCAGGACAAATCAGGCAATACTGCCGCAGATAATTACAGGATCAAGTTTCGGATAGGTGATAGTACAGCAGTAACAGCCAAAATAGTAGCAAGCCCCAACCCGGCTTCAAGTTATGTTAAGTTCAGGCTTGATGGGTATGATGTCAGTCGTGTTACCACACTTGAATATACCGTTTTTGATTTACGCGGCGTAGTTCAAACCAGTAAATCAGTAAACGTATCAGCTTCGGGTATAACAGAATGGTACTGGCAACCACAAAATGCGGCAGGCACTTACATCTATCAAATTGTTTTAAAAACAAATGATAATACCCGGGAAAAGCTTGCAGGGAGAATACAACTGATCCGCTAA
- a CDS encoding asparagine synthase-related protein: MVNVEGVIGFKPLRSFWNTNEVNDNTICWENGFVKVQGSFRRKAKSQFYIGIEVQKNIVRFLGDLKPESRTSFFTHDEFISDEDNSGRLKVWYSEPEQRLTISRDLFGAIPCFFIHEPGQFVAFSSSITSLISMPLVSKRHLSIDIRRLASFVTFRADHHTDYSENTFFDHIKAVLPGHVLDLSTEQSDQKPNTKLVISDWVGDVSQDDYGSAFSHLLSASVSRHIDEDALLGAHLSGGLDSSSVASLVKKIHPQRPLHTLYYSTRYYSDDDHLYAKTVADSIGSIHHEVQQENNELALIQKYTIACGQPQMGIVPPTSQGALMQLASKLGCNVLLNGSGGDSIVGSGLESVDKAFKEKNWPLLKELLRKRVSAFSYADHYSGWEQMSVAAKESIVQQNFLYNRLSSASHSIDLVKLYHLYRELSGNFNISLGYMFQRSASGMLKKFQKRSILPASLLKDDFRALLNQPVEHKRSFVASLRGDLPDEYHQDIENIFNQHTILLNEEKFALGNYYGLRNASPFFDKALFELCLAIPAEIKFGDGRGRGHFRNAMKNTLPESVRNRSQKATIGTYGRDATLRLYDQAYDFLHDNSEIWTYIDPKAFEETFRFLKRDGLAMHEYNRSMFHITRIVSLACWLSWLHTAKS; the protein is encoded by the coding sequence TTGGTTAACGTAGAAGGTGTAATTGGATTTAAACCACTTCGTTCTTTTTGGAATACCAATGAAGTAAATGATAATACTATCTGCTGGGAAAATGGATTTGTAAAAGTTCAAGGTTCTTTCAGAAGGAAGGCAAAATCTCAGTTCTACATCGGAATTGAAGTTCAAAAGAATATAGTCCGATTTTTAGGTGATTTAAAACCTGAAAGTCGGACTTCTTTTTTTACACATGATGAGTTTATATCTGATGAAGATAATTCCGGCAGATTGAAGGTTTGGTACTCCGAGCCTGAACAAAGATTAACTATCTCACGGGATTTATTTGGGGCGATCCCCTGCTTTTTCATTCATGAACCAGGCCAGTTTGTAGCTTTTTCCAGCAGTATTACTTCACTTATATCAATGCCTCTTGTCAGCAAAAGGCATCTTTCAATTGATATAAGACGTTTGGCCTCGTTTGTTACATTTCGTGCAGACCACCATACGGATTACAGTGAAAATACTTTCTTTGATCATATTAAGGCTGTTCTGCCCGGTCACGTTCTGGATCTGTCTACTGAACAATCTGACCAAAAACCAAATACAAAGCTCGTTATTTCAGATTGGGTTGGTGACGTTTCGCAAGATGATTATGGAAGTGCTTTTAGCCATTTACTAAGCGCATCTGTCAGTCGTCACATAGATGAAGATGCACTTTTAGGTGCTCACCTCAGTGGCGGTTTGGACTCGTCGTCCGTTGCCAGCTTAGTTAAGAAAATTCATCCTCAGCGGCCTCTGCACACACTTTACTACAGTACTCGCTACTATTCTGACGATGATCATCTGTATGCGAAAACCGTAGCCGACTCGATCGGATCCATCCATCATGAAGTTCAGCAGGAAAATAATGAATTAGCTCTTATCCAGAAATATACGATTGCATGTGGTCAACCGCAGATGGGAATTGTACCTCCAACATCTCAGGGCGCCTTAATGCAGCTCGCCAGTAAACTCGGGTGCAACGTACTTCTCAACGGCAGTGGTGGCGATTCTATCGTAGGAAGCGGACTTGAGTCTGTTGATAAAGCCTTTAAGGAAAAAAATTGGCCGCTGCTGAAAGAACTTCTAAGAAAACGGGTGTCGGCATTCTCGTATGCAGATCATTATAGTGGATGGGAGCAAATGTCTGTTGCGGCAAAAGAGTCTATTGTTCAACAAAACTTTCTTTATAATCGCCTCTCCTCAGCAAGCCACTCCATAGACTTGGTAAAACTTTATCATTTATATCGGGAATTGTCCGGGAATTTTAATATTTCGTTGGGTTATATGTTTCAACGATCAGCATCGGGGATGTTGAAGAAGTTTCAAAAGAGATCAATTCTGCCAGCTTCTCTTCTTAAAGATGACTTCAGAGCTTTACTGAATCAGCCAGTTGAACACAAACGCAGTTTCGTCGCGAGTCTGAGAGGTGATTTGCCTGACGAGTATCATCAGGATATCGAAAATATCTTCAACCAGCATACTATTCTGCTGAATGAAGAAAAATTTGCACTAGGTAATTATTACGGACTTAGAAATGCATCTCCCTTTTTTGACAAAGCATTATTCGAGTTGTGCCTTGCCATACCAGCAGAAATTAAGTTTGGTGATGGTCGAGGAAGAGGCCATTTCCGGAATGCCATGAAAAATACGCTACCGGAAAGTGTTCGTAACCGAAGCCAAAAGGCTACGATTGGTACATATGGCAGAGATGCTACACTGAGGCTTTATGATCAGGCTTATGATTTCCTGCATGATAATTCGGAAATATGGACTTACATAGATCCAAAGGCATTTGAGGAAACATTCCGGTTTTTGAAACGTGATGGGCTAGCCATGCACGAGTATAATCGCAGTATGTTTCACATTACACGCATCGTGTCACTCGCCTGCTGGTTAAGCTGGCTGCATACGGCAAAAAGTTAG
- a CDS encoding lasso RiPP family leader peptide-containing protein: MRTVTAHSTQTKKSYVKPALVKHGKVSKLTKGKQGSSLDDDGGEFNYTADA; encoded by the coding sequence ATGAGAACAGTGACTGCGCACTCTACACAGACGAAAAAGTCTTACGTAAAGCCGGCTTTGGTAAAGCACGGAAAAGTTAGCAAATTGACGAAGGGTAAGCAAGGTAGCTCGCTTGATGATGATGGTGGCGAATTTAACTACACTGCTGACGCCTAA
- a CDS encoding uridine kinase family protein, with translation MTTPEKLPYIIGITGGSASGKTYFMKSLIESFGKDEITRISQDNYYRPIHEIPRDENGIENFDLPETIDHHLFAEHIAVLRAGKQVHQLEYTFNNPLIKPEVLIFEPRPIIIVEGIFVFYFPEVARLIDLKIFVDAKEHVKIKRRIIRDNNERGYDLDDVLYRWENHVAPTYDKFILPLRAEADMVINNNSRFDTGLQVLIGFLRSKLEERKS, from the coding sequence ATGACAACCCCCGAAAAGCTACCTTATATTATAGGTATAACCGGCGGAAGCGCCTCAGGCAAGACCTACTTTATGAAAAGCCTGATCGAATCATTCGGTAAGGATGAGATCACGCGCATTTCGCAAGACAACTATTACCGTCCGATTCATGAAATACCAAGGGACGAAAACGGCATTGAAAACTTTGACCTGCCCGAAACCATTGACCACCATTTATTTGCAGAGCACATCGCGGTACTGCGTGCCGGAAAGCAGGTTCATCAGCTGGAATACACCTTCAATAATCCGCTGATTAAGCCGGAAGTACTTATTTTTGAACCGCGACCGATTATAATTGTGGAAGGGATTTTTGTTTTTTACTTCCCGGAAGTAGCACGGCTGATTGATCTGAAAATCTTTGTAGATGCTAAGGAGCATGTAAAAATCAAGCGCAGGATCATTCGTGACAATAATGAGCGTGGATATGACCTGGACGATGTGCTTTACCGCTGGGAAAACCACGTTGCGCCTACCTACGACAAGTTTATCCTTCCTTTACGCGCGGAGGCTGATATGGTGATCAATAACAATTCACGCTTTGATACCGGTCTTCAGGTACTGATCGGATTTTTAAGAAGTAAGCTCGAAGAAAGAAAAAGCTAG
- a CDS encoding PorZ beta-propeller-like domain-containing protein: MKAGGVVWGLLLLMICRNADAQNIPLHTWQTHFSYLSARQIVAVNDQIFCATQNGFFRFNPDDKAFQTYSKINGLNDTGIGALAYNPADSILLLAYRNGNMDLLYLNAESDITEIENWPVLAVAGGLPENKQINKVTFAENKAYLCTNFGIVVLNAANRQVLETYRYIGKAGSEVSVTDVAFTADSMYAVTNEGTLRASLSASVNRQYFASWTNISREIVAVTTRNNLLYAAFAGKGIYKNTNTGWKTVLASTSSISHLSTHADEILVTADSQVISIDLQDRSTASTSPLFTSLQQVIKEGNRLWIADLKKGLLGNFTGSFQSFIPETGDTTLLPKNDSIITDLAGLTWTRLPADLGGGILVRDAAQNKQRLLSTSIGNGSLPSNAINSLALDEDGYIWFASDRGVGYFITDNVINSSRLDAVLPVFGNRKLFSTERCTAICVEPGNRKWIGTRAGLYLFNADGSEMVQKFTESDSPLPSAQIDGLEFEPASGLLYVDTPNGMVSYRSGASAPAAGLSAVTIFPNPVRPGYGGYVGIKGLVGNATVKITELSGRLIFETKSRGGTASWNLNDYTGKRARGGIYMVLVVNEDGSEKFAGKLAVID, encoded by the coding sequence ATGAAAGCAGGTGGGGTTGTGTGGGGTTTGCTGTTACTGATGATATGCAGGAATGCGGATGCTCAGAATATACCGCTCCATACCTGGCAAACTCATTTCAGCTACCTCTCCGCCAGACAGATCGTCGCGGTAAACGATCAAATCTTCTGTGCTACGCAAAATGGCTTTTTCCGGTTCAATCCAGATGACAAGGCTTTTCAAACCTACTCAAAAATAAATGGTTTGAATGATACAGGAATCGGCGCGCTGGCGTACAATCCCGCCGACAGCATACTGCTACTTGCGTACCGGAACGGGAACATGGACCTCCTGTATCTGAATGCAGAATCGGATATTACCGAAATTGAAAACTGGCCGGTACTGGCTGTGGCCGGTGGTTTACCCGAGAATAAACAAATCAACAAAGTCACATTTGCTGAAAACAAGGCGTACCTGTGTACCAACTTCGGGATTGTGGTACTAAATGCAGCAAATCGGCAGGTACTTGAAACGTACAGGTACATTGGAAAAGCAGGTAGTGAAGTGTCTGTGACCGATGTTGCTTTCACGGCCGACTCTATGTATGCTGTCACCAATGAAGGCACGCTGCGGGCTTCTCTCAGCGCATCTGTCAACCGGCAGTATTTTGCAAGCTGGACCAATATATCGCGGGAAATTGTAGCAGTAACAACCCGAAACAACCTGCTGTATGCCGCATTTGCAGGTAAGGGAATTTATAAAAACACAAATACAGGATGGAAAACGGTACTGGCCTCCACCAGTAGCATTTCCCACCTTAGTACCCATGCTGACGAGATACTTGTTACAGCAGATAGTCAGGTGATCTCGATCGATTTACAGGACCGAAGCACGGCTTCTACAAGTCCGCTTTTTACATCGCTTCAACAAGTTATTAAAGAAGGTAACAGACTTTGGATTGCCGATCTGAAGAAAGGTTTGCTGGGTAATTTCACAGGCAGCTTTCAATCTTTTATTCCTGAAACAGGCGACACTACGCTTTTACCAAAAAACGATTCTATCATCACGGATCTTGCCGGACTTACCTGGACCCGCCTGCCAGCTGACTTGGGGGGAGGCATCCTGGTCAGGGATGCCGCGCAAAATAAACAGCGGCTGCTCAGCACGTCTATTGGAAACGGGAGTCTGCCATCCAACGCCATCAACAGTCTTGCACTGGACGAAGACGGTTACATCTGGTTTGCAAGTGACCGGGGTGTAGGCTACTTCATAACAGACAATGTTATTAACAGTTCGCGACTGGACGCTGTACTGCCTGTGTTTGGCAACAGAAAACTGTTTTCGACAGAAAGGTGTACGGCTATTTGTGTGGAACCGGGCAATCGCAAATGGATTGGAACCAGGGCCGGGCTTTATCTTTTCAATGCGGATGGAAGCGAGATGGTACAAAAATTTACGGAGAGTGACAGTCCGCTTCCTTCTGCCCAGATTGACGGTCTTGAATTTGAGCCTGCCTCAGGGCTGCTCTACGTGGATACGCCAAATGGAATGGTATCTTACCGGAGCGGAGCTTCGGCACCGGCCGCCGGGTTGTCGGCTGTAACCATTTTCCCGAATCCGGTCCGGCCGGGTTACGGAGGTTACGTAGGCATTAAAGGACTGGTCGGCAATGCGACTGTGAAGATTACCGAGCTGTCGGGCCGCCTTATTTTTGAAACAAAATCCCGCGGAGGAACTGCCTCCTGGAACCTGAATGACTATACCGGCAAGCGAGCCCGCGGCGGCATATACATGGTACTTGTGGTGAATGAGGATGGAAGTGAGAAATTTGCCGGCAAGCTCGCCGTGATTGACTAG
- a CDS encoding 2-phosphosulfolactate phosphatase: MKQLDVCLTPDLLHLHKMDNCIVVVADVFRATSCMVTGLAYGVKSITPVATIEECKFLQDKGFFAAAERDARKVEGFDLDNSPFSFMDEKLIGAEVAMTTTNGTLSIAKAKASAVKVMVGSFLNLGALAQHLRSEPYDVLVLCAGWKGRPNLEDTLYAGALAEALKDQYMLLEDGTLMAQRLYNQSRDNLLGSVSNSSHVRRLQRLGIQKDISYCLQTDLYDVVPVLRGGALVAMN, encoded by the coding sequence ATGAAACAACTTGACGTTTGTCTAACCCCGGACCTGCTGCACCTGCACAAAATGGATAATTGCATTGTAGTAGTCGCCGACGTGTTCAGGGCTACCTCGTGTATGGTTACCGGCCTGGCCTACGGCGTAAAAAGCATTACCCCCGTGGCTACGATTGAAGAATGCAAGTTTTTGCAGGATAAAGGTTTTTTTGCTGCTGCTGAGCGGGATGCCAGGAAAGTGGAAGGTTTTGACCTCGACAATTCGCCATTCAGCTTTATGGATGAAAAGCTGATTGGCGCTGAGGTAGCAATGACCACTACAAACGGAACGTTATCCATTGCCAAGGCAAAAGCATCGGCAGTAAAGGTGATGGTAGGCTCGTTTCTGAACCTGGGTGCATTGGCACAACATCTCCGCTCCGAACCGTACGATGTACTTGTACTTTGCGCGGGCTGGAAAGGCCGCCCCAACCTGGAAGACACATTGTATGCAGGCGCACTGGCAGAGGCATTGAAGGACCAGTACATGCTCCTGGAGGACGGCACATTGATGGCGCAGCGTTTGTACAACCAGAGCCGGGATAACCTTCTGGGCAGCGTTTCCAACTCGTCACACGTTCGTCGTTTGCAGCGCCTCGGAATACAGAAAGATATTTCTTACTGCCTGCAGACCGACCTTTACGACGTTGTGCCTGTGCTGCGCGGCGGTGCATTGGTGGCTATGAATTAA
- the gcvT gene encoding glycine cleavage system aminomethyltransferase GcvT, with amino-acid sequence MKTVPLHQVHVGLGAKMVPFAGFEMPVRYSSDLEEHHTVRNNVGVFDVSHMGEFLVKGPGALNLIQRVSANDASALFDGKVQYSYLPNAEGGVVDDLLVYRISEQEYLLVVNASNIEKDWNWISSHNAEEAEMTNISDETCLFAVQGPNAAAVLQPLTGIDLAAMDYYTFQTGELAGVSDVLISATGYTGAGGFEIYVKNSDAEAVWKAIFEAGKAYDIKPVGLGARDTLRLEKGFCLYGNDVDDQTSPLEAGLGWVTKFTKDFINSPQLKVQKEAGVQQKLVGFEMIDRGIPRGHYELADASGNRIGEVTSGTQSPTLQKGIGMGYVPAVYSKPGTEIFVKVRDRLLKAQIVKLPFVK; translated from the coding sequence ATGAAAACAGTACCGTTACATCAGGTTCACGTAGGACTGGGCGCCAAAATGGTCCCATTTGCCGGCTTTGAAATGCCTGTACGCTATTCGTCAGATCTTGAAGAACATCATACGGTACGGAATAATGTGGGTGTTTTTGACGTGTCGCATATGGGCGAGTTCCTGGTAAAAGGACCTGGTGCGTTAAACCTGATACAGCGTGTTTCCGCCAATGATGCATCTGCACTTTTTGACGGAAAAGTACAATACAGCTACCTGCCCAATGCGGAAGGCGGCGTAGTGGACGACCTGCTTGTGTACAGGATCAGTGAGCAGGAATATCTGCTGGTGGTAAATGCATCCAATATCGAGAAAGATTGGAACTGGATTTCGAGCCACAACGCCGAAGAGGCTGAGATGACCAACATTTCGGATGAAACCTGCCTTTTTGCAGTACAGGGCCCCAATGCTGCCGCAGTATTGCAGCCGCTCACAGGGATTGACCTTGCTGCCATGGACTATTATACCTTTCAAACAGGCGAGCTGGCCGGTGTCAGCGACGTGCTCATTTCTGCTACCGGCTATACCGGCGCAGGAGGTTTTGAAATTTATGTAAAAAACTCCGATGCAGAGGCGGTTTGGAAAGCGATTTTCGAAGCCGGAAAAGCATACGATATCAAACCGGTGGGCTTGGGAGCCCGCGATACACTGCGGCTTGAAAAGGGTTTTTGTCTTTACGGCAATGATGTTGACGATCAGACATCACCTTTGGAAGCAGGCTTAGGCTGGGTTACCAAATTCACCAAAGACTTTATCAATTCCCCGCAGTTAAAAGTACAGAAAGAAGCCGGTGTACAACAGAAACTGGTCGGCTTTGAAATGATAGATCGCGGCATCCCGCGCGGTCACTATGAGCTCGCCGATGCCAGTGGCAACCGCATTGGTGAAGTAACTTCCGGCACACAGTCACCTACCCTGCAGAAAGGCATCGGCATGGGCTACGTACCAGCCGTATACAGCAAACCCGGCACCGAAATATTCGTCAAGGTAAGAGACCGGCTCCTCAAAGCACAGATTGTTAAACTCCCATTCGTAAAATAA
- a CDS encoding FG-GAP repeat domain-containing protein produces the protein MNKKILVTILSILAGNAFSQTATFRGEVLDDKISIGYGLATGDVDGDGQTDILLADKKEIVWYKNPGSRQSGWTRNVMARDLTEHDNVCIAARDIDGDGMVEVAVGAQWNPSETKNSQQSGAVFYLQRPGNPAGLWEAVKLHHEVTVHRMHWLKKADGTFQLAVLPLHGEGNEGGEGAGVKMIALDVPEKKNGIWPYDLIETGMHMTHNFQPMEIAGRMLGVSIAGKEGVQVFLDGANGWAPSGNWMVPGRGVGEIRTGSLGNRQLFTATIEPMHGNTLVVYTKDGRTVLTDKIKEGHALACADFFGQGRDQVVMGWRNPNVTGETGVRIYIGSDAEGKKWQEYTLDEKIKMACEDISVADLDGDGDLDIIASGRATHNLAVYWNQKVK, from the coding sequence ATGAATAAAAAAATACTTGTTACGATACTCAGCATCCTGGCAGGCAATGCCTTTTCGCAAACTGCAACCTTCCGGGGGGAAGTGCTGGACGATAAAATCAGCATCGGCTACGGACTGGCTACCGGGGACGTGGACGGTGACGGCCAAACGGACATATTGCTTGCAGATAAAAAGGAGATTGTCTGGTATAAAAATCCGGGTAGCCGGCAGTCCGGATGGACACGCAATGTAATGGCCCGTGACCTTACGGAACATGACAATGTATGCATTGCCGCACGCGATATTGATGGCGACGGCATGGTAGAGGTTGCAGTAGGCGCTCAATGGAATCCTTCCGAAACAAAGAATTCCCAGCAATCGGGAGCAGTTTTCTATCTGCAACGCCCTGGTAACCCTGCCGGACTTTGGGAGGCTGTCAAGCTGCACCATGAAGTGACTGTGCACAGGATGCACTGGCTCAAAAAAGCCGATGGAACTTTCCAGCTCGCAGTACTTCCGCTGCATGGAGAGGGAAACGAAGGCGGTGAGGGAGCCGGCGTGAAGATGATCGCGCTGGACGTGCCGGAGAAGAAAAACGGAATCTGGCCCTATGACCTCATCGAAACCGGCATGCATATGACCCATAACTTTCAGCCAATGGAAATTGCAGGCCGCATGCTGGGCGTGTCCATAGCAGGAAAGGAAGGTGTGCAGGTGTTTCTGGATGGCGCCAATGGGTGGGCACCCTCGGGCAACTGGATGGTACCCGGCAGGGGAGTAGGGGAAATCAGGACGGGAAGCCTGGGCAACAGGCAACTGTTTACCGCTACCATTGAACCCATGCACGGCAACACCCTGGTAGTATATACCAAAGATGGGCGTACGGTACTGACGGATAAGATCAAGGAGGGACATGCACTTGCGTGCGCGGACTTTTTCGGGCAGGGGCGTGACCAGGTAGTCATGGGCTGGCGCAACCCGAATGTAACAGGGGAAACCGGCGTACGGATTTACATCGGATCAGATGCGGAAGGTAAAAAATGGCAGGAATATACCCTGGACGAAAAGATCAAAATGGCTTGTGAGGATATCAGCGTAGCGGATCTGGACGGCGATGGCGACCTGGATATCATTGCCTCGGGCAGGGCCACGCACAATTTGGCCGTGTACTGGAACCAGAAAGTGAAGTAG